In one window of Syngnathus scovelli strain Florida chromosome 20, RoL_Ssco_1.2, whole genome shotgun sequence DNA:
- the LOC125990301 gene encoding potassium voltage-gated channel subfamily F member 1, with translation MWGIHRSRYRSGSGACEEPEIVVNIGGLKQVFFRDVLDRFPETRLAELVNSVSPVPTEEISSLCDDYDPDKGEFYFDRDPDAFKCITELYYYGEIHIKRGICPICFMKEMDFWKIDSDYLDECCKSHLQEVEDELEEIAEKVRTILVDRDGDPSVSGWQRFQTWTWRLMEKPESSLAAHIIAILSFIFILISSVVMCVSTIPDLQVEDEEGKLTENPTMEWIETVCIGWFTIEYVLRLLSSPNKVKFALAFMNVVDFMAIMPFFVVLLLTSLGAGVMELANVQQAVQALRIMRIARIFKLARHSSGLQTLTSALKSSLKELGLLLMYMGVGVFLFSALGYTVEQHHPETLFTSIPQSFWWAVITMTTVGYGDVYPKTTLGRCNAAISFLCGVIAIALPIHPIINNFVLFYNKQQVLETAAKHEIELMALRSDQDDEGTPKHVCGTLLKSPRKWGAANQGPNMNTSLERTAEIK, from the exons ATGTGGGGAATCCACAGGAGCCGGTACCGGAGCGGCTCCGGAGCATGCGAGGAGCCCGAAATTGTGGTGAACATCGGCGGGCTGAAACAGGTGTTTTTCCGGGACGTTCTCGACCGTTTTCCGGAGACCCGACTGGCTGAACTGGTGAACTCGGTGTCACCCGTCCCTACGGAGGAAATCTCCTCCTTGTGTGATGATTACGACCCTGATAAAGGAGAGTTTTATTTCGACAGGGATCCAGACGCCTTTAAATGCATCACGGAGCTTTATTATTACGGCGAGATCCACATCAAGCGAGGCATCTGCCCCATCTGCTTCATGAAGGAGatggatttttggaaaattGACTCGGATTACCTGGATGAGTGCTGCAAGAGCCACTTGCAGGAGGTGGAGGACGAGCTGGAGGAGATCGCCGAGAAGGTGAGGACCATCCTGGTGGACCGGGATGGAGACCCGAGCGTCAGTGGCTGGCAGCGCTTCCAGACGTGGACGTGGAGGTTGATGGAGAAGCCCGAGTCGTCTTTGGCCGCTCACATCATCGCCATCCTCTCCTTTATCTTCATCCTCATCTCCTCTGTGGTTATGTGCGTCAGCACCATACCGGACCTGCAGGTGGAGGACGAGGAGGGGAAACTCACGGAGAACCCCACCATGGAG tggatCGAGACGGTGTGCATCGGCTGGTTCACCATCGAGTATGTGCTGCGTCTGCTCTCGTCCCCGAACAAAGTCAAATTTGCGCTGGCCTTCATGAACGTGGTGGACTTCATGGCCATCATGCCCTTCTTCGTGGTGCTCCTCCTTACCTCGCTGGGCGCCGGCGTGATGGAGCTGGCCAACGTGCAGCAGGCGGTGCAGGCTTTACGCATCATGCGCATCGCCCGTATCTTCAAGTTGGCCCGCCACTCCTCGGGACTCCAGACCCTCACCAGCGCCTTGAAGAGCAGCCTGAAGGAGCTGGGCCTGCTCCTCATGTACATGGGCGTGGGGGTGTTCCTCTTCTCGGCGCTGGGATACACCGTGGAGCAGCACCACCCGGAGACTTTGTTCACCAGCATCCCGCAGTCCTTCTGGTGGGCCGTCATCACCATGACCACAGTGGGTTACGGCGACGTGTACCCCAAGACTACCTTAGGCCGCTGTAACGCCGCCATTAGCTTTCTGTGCGGCGTCATCGCCATCGCTTTGCCTATCCATCCCATCATCAACAATTTTGTCCTGTTCTACAATAAGCAGCAGGTTCTGGAGACGGCCGCCAAGCACGAGATCGAACTGATGGCATTGCGTTCCGACCAGGACGACGAAGGCACCCCCAAACATGTGTGTGGGACACTCCTGAAGAGCCCCCGCAAGTGGGGGGCGGCCAACCAGGGCCCTAACATGAACACAAGCTTGGAGAGAACAGCTGAAATCAAATAG